The Providencia rettgeri genome includes a window with the following:
- a CDS encoding acyl carrier protein, producing MSQYQEIYTKISDMICDAKDLEAEELNAEMTLVQLEFDSLDYVELMVLVKRDFNVALDAEFFLEHPEISVKALCEHIDKESKS from the coding sequence ATGAGCCAATATCAAGAAATTTATACCAAAATTAGTGACATGATCTGTGACGCAAAAGATTTAGAAGCAGAAGAGCTGAATGCGGAGATGACTTTAGTCCAGTTAGAGTTCGATAGCTTAGATTATGTTGAACTTATGGTGCTGGTTAAACGTGATTTTAATGTTGCTTTAGATGCGGAATTTTTCCTAGAACATCCAGAAATTTCGGTGAAAGCGCTGTGTGAACATATTGATAAGGAGTCGAAATCTTAA
- the fabF_2 gene encoding 3-oxoacyl-[acyl-carrier-protein] synthase 2 translates to MNQKSHFKRVVVTGYGAVTPLGDTASACWQAIMDKKLGYRYVDKTAQNIHSHFLGLIDNEPSLKGVPAAIRRRLPRHTRLALGAAREAMDMAFAGTPLTDFYDPLMCGVIMGTGWAGLDESYMSVSEFEATGMTSPFNCFYAMPNVTTAACSQFWNLRGYQNTTIAACATGTIAIGDAFEAIRHGRADMMLAGAGESLRTDCAVWNIDVLGALTREAEDPTRASCPFSADRSGFVLSEGAAVLCLEERESAISRGATILGEITGYANFSDAFDFTSPAEDCVARVKTIEMALQQAGAAPESLDYINAHGTSTALNDLNETESLKKALGAAAYQVPISSTKSYTGHLIAAAGSFETIICLQAMAHGVMPATANLHHSDPQCDLDYIPNEHRIGEVKRALNLSFGFGGANAALILEKAS, encoded by the coding sequence ATGAACCAAAAATCTCACTTTAAACGCGTTGTTGTCACAGGCTATGGGGCTGTCACTCCTCTGGGTGATACGGCTTCGGCATGTTGGCAAGCAATTATGGATAAAAAGCTCGGTTATCGTTACGTTGATAAAACCGCGCAAAATATCCACAGTCATTTTTTAGGGCTTATTGATAATGAACCTAGCTTAAAAGGGGTTCCCGCGGCTATTCGTCGTCGTTTACCACGCCATACGCGTTTAGCCTTGGGGGCAGCGCGGGAAGCCATGGATATGGCCTTCGCAGGCACGCCATTAACTGATTTTTATGACCCACTGATGTGCGGTGTCATTATGGGAACGGGATGGGCAGGGCTTGATGAAAGTTATATGTCAGTAAGTGAATTTGAAGCGACAGGGATGACCTCGCCTTTCAACTGTTTTTATGCAATGCCAAATGTGACAACGGCGGCTTGCAGCCAGTTTTGGAATTTGCGTGGATATCAAAATACCACCATCGCGGCTTGTGCGACAGGCACTATTGCGATTGGTGATGCTTTTGAAGCGATTCGTCATGGACGAGCCGATATGATGCTCGCAGGTGCAGGGGAGTCCTTGCGGACAGATTGTGCTGTATGGAATATCGATGTTCTTGGTGCTTTAACACGTGAAGCGGAAGACCCGACTCGTGCCAGTTGCCCATTTAGCGCAGATCGCAGTGGTTTTGTCCTTTCTGAAGGTGCGGCCGTGTTGTGCTTAGAAGAGCGTGAGAGCGCTATTTCTCGTGGCGCCACCATTTTGGGCGAGATTACGGGGTATGCGAATTTTTCTGATGCCTTTGATTTTACATCACCAGCAGAAGATTGTGTTGCCCGAGTGAAAACCATTGAAATGGCTTTACAACAAGCGGGAGCTGCTCCTGAATCTCTCGATTATATCAATGCCCATGGAACCTCAACGGCTCTTAATGACTTAAATGAAACAGAATCATTGAAAAAGGCATTAGGTGCGGCAGCTTACCAAGTCCCAATATCCAGTACGAAATCCTATACGGGACATTTAATTGCCGCTGCTGGCAGCTTTGAAACCATTATTTGCTTGCAAGCGATGGCGCATGGTGTGATGCCTGCAACTGCGAATTTGCACCACTCGGACCCGCAATGTGACCTCGATTATATCCCTAATGAACACCGCATTGGTGAAGTTAAGCGTGCATTAAACCTGAGTTTTGGTTTTGGTGGGGCAAATGCGGCACTGATTTTAGAGAAAGCGTCATGA
- the oprM_2 gene encoding Outer membrane protein oprM precursor — MNIKSLYIISALFLLNGCGSFTRTEYQRPELTLPQKWDDKIRQSGANDVITSVQGGNVAGNWWDKFKDPQLSQLINQVLENNNDLATAAIKLKLARSTAGLANTNITPDFSLGGSASNTKSIRHGTSPQESYSSNLTLNYEIDLWGKLARIREKNEWEAIATEQDYHATALVVINTTAQLYWNIALLNQQVDNLIASQKIAEKSQQQIKSWYLAGKVSQLDFLQSQQTVISRKNELRRLIKERDSSRNALALLLNRPAEQHVRELSALNRNQRIEILNATPLAVLAQRPDIQAAESRLRSALADSDAAKLSFYPTLSLQGALNAGSQLFSQWFSDPTRVVGGSISLPFIQWNTVKLTIEQSDLQVQQAAVAFRSAAYTALSEVDNAMEARFAADEIRQQLQQSLSLSQQRLKLTNSRYRAGAVDYQTLLNAQDDLLTIENSLAQNQYDYLYATLQLWLAQGGGSARQEDNPL; from the coding sequence ATGAATATCAAATCACTTTATATTATTTCTGCTTTATTTTTGCTTAATGGCTGCGGCAGTTTTACGCGTACCGAATACCAACGCCCTGAACTCACATTGCCTCAGAAGTGGGATGATAAAATACGCCAATCTGGTGCGAATGACGTGATTACGTCAGTGCAGGGGGGAAATGTTGCTGGAAATTGGTGGGATAAGTTTAAAGATCCTCAGCTATCCCAACTGATCAATCAGGTATTAGAAAATAATAATGATTTAGCCACCGCGGCAATTAAATTAAAGCTTGCGCGAAGTACTGCCGGGCTAGCAAATACCAATATAACCCCGGATTTCTCCCTTGGCGGCTCAGCAAGTAATACGAAATCTATTCGCCATGGCACTTCCCCTCAAGAAAGCTATAGCTCAAACCTAACATTAAATTATGAAATCGATTTATGGGGAAAACTGGCACGTATTCGTGAAAAGAATGAGTGGGAAGCAATAGCAACCGAACAGGATTACCATGCAACAGCGTTAGTGGTTATTAATACGACAGCACAATTATATTGGAATATTGCACTGTTAAATCAACAGGTTGATAACCTGATAGCGAGCCAAAAGATTGCAGAAAAAAGTCAGCAGCAAATTAAGTCATGGTATTTGGCAGGAAAAGTTAGCCAGCTGGATTTCTTACAATCACAGCAAACGGTGATTAGTCGAAAAAATGAATTGCGACGACTCATTAAAGAGCGTGATAGTTCCCGTAATGCATTAGCACTATTGTTAAACCGCCCTGCAGAGCAACATGTGCGTGAGCTTAGCGCACTTAATCGAAATCAACGGATTGAAATTCTTAACGCGACACCGTTGGCCGTATTAGCACAGCGGCCGGATATTCAAGCCGCCGAGTCACGTTTACGTTCCGCGCTTGCTGATTCTGACGCTGCTAAATTGAGCTTCTACCCGACACTGTCTTTGCAAGGTGCGCTTAATGCGGGTAGCCAGCTGTTTTCTCAATGGTTTAGTGACCCGACACGGGTTGTTGGGGGTTCGATTTCTTTGCCATTTATTCAGTGGAACACAGTGAAATTGACCATTGAACAATCCGACTTACAAGTGCAACAAGCTGCGGTGGCATTTCGTAGTGCAGCTTATACCGCCTTGTCAGAAGTCGATAATGCCATGGAAGCCCGTTTTGCTGCAGATGAAATTCGTCAGCAATTGCAACAGTCATTATCACTTAGCCAGCAGCGACTAAAACTAACCAACAGCCGTTACAGAGCCGGTGCTGTGGATTATCAAACACTGCTTAATGCGCAAGATGACCTTTTAACTATTGAGAACTCATTAGCGCAAAATCAATACGATTATCTTTATGCAACGCTACAACTTTGGCTAGCACAAGGTGGCGGTAGCGCTCGACAGGAGGACAACCCATTATGA
- the macB_4 gene encoding Macrolide export ATP-binding/permease protein MacB, which yields MATTRNVSFTRPLIELHHVYREFSAGTQTIPVLNDISLSINQGEMVAIIGASGSGKSTLMNIIGCLDKPSQGEVFINGIAVHEVNSDQLAELRSQYLGFIFQRYHLMPYLTAEENIAIPALYTAMPEDERSARVALLAEKLGLQTRLDHKPYQLSGGQQQRVSVCRALVNGAQIILADEPTGALDSASGHALMDILHQLHLDGHTVVIVTHDQNIAQQTQRIIEISDGKIVSDKQNQAQTDTKQRHQLPAVEDNGRASVWRNIIESIRMAWRALLGHRMRAFLSMLGIIIGISSVVSSMAVGEGARRSIMDEIGKLGSTTLEIRPGTGWGAKRPDMERALSLNDVKSLKQLPWIESVSPVASSMTMVVNKGLDNSIMLNGVSEEYFAAQGFQLLHGSLFSTLDMADSEPVIVLDEGSREVLFQPEEEPLGQIVQIGHSPWRIIGIARKPGPKMSSGFVMGWVPYSSLQQRVVGDKPIEFISLRFPESLTSQQAELQVERLLLREHGKKDFFIQSDDQLANALQKTSDSMSLLITSIAAISLLVGGVGVMNIMLVSVTERTHEIGIRLSVGARPQDIMNQFLIEAVMICSLGGLIGIVGSWLTGWIFSYFTTEFTMVFTLFPVLLACGFSALIGLVFGYFPARRAAKLNPTEALARE from the coding sequence ATGGCGACGACACGAAATGTATCTTTTACCCGCCCTCTGATTGAACTTCATCATGTTTACCGTGAGTTTTCAGCAGGTACGCAAACTATTCCTGTTTTGAATGATATTTCGCTATCAATTAACCAAGGGGAAATGGTCGCTATCATTGGCGCATCAGGTTCAGGTAAATCGACTCTGATGAATATCATTGGTTGTTTAGATAAGCCTTCTCAAGGAGAAGTGTTTATCAATGGGATTGCGGTTCATGAGGTGAACAGTGACCAACTGGCGGAATTACGTAGCCAATATCTTGGATTTATTTTTCAACGTTATCACCTGATGCCCTACCTGACTGCAGAGGAAAATATTGCTATCCCTGCTTTGTATACGGCAATGCCAGAAGATGAGCGGAGCGCACGAGTTGCTTTATTAGCAGAAAAGTTAGGGTTACAAACACGCTTGGATCACAAACCTTATCAGCTATCTGGTGGGCAACAGCAGCGTGTTAGTGTTTGTCGCGCCTTGGTCAATGGTGCACAAATAATTCTTGCAGATGAACCTACAGGGGCATTAGATAGCGCCAGTGGCCATGCATTGATGGATATTTTACATCAGCTTCATCTCGATGGGCACACTGTTGTGATTGTGACCCACGACCAAAATATCGCTCAGCAAACTCAGCGAATTATTGAAATTAGTGATGGAAAAATTGTTTCTGATAAGCAGAACCAAGCACAGACAGACACAAAACAACGGCACCAGCTTCCTGCTGTTGAAGATAATGGCCGTGCATCGGTGTGGCGCAATATTATTGAGTCCATTCGTATGGCATGGCGGGCCTTACTCGGTCATCGTATGCGTGCATTTTTGTCGATGTTGGGAATTATCATTGGTATTTCTTCTGTGGTGTCATCAATGGCCGTGGGGGAAGGTGCAAGACGCTCCATCATGGATGAAATCGGGAAGCTTGGTAGCACGACACTGGAAATTCGCCCCGGTACTGGGTGGGGGGCAAAGCGGCCTGATATGGAGCGTGCGTTATCGTTAAATGATGTTAAAAGCCTAAAGCAACTGCCATGGATTGAGTCTGTTTCTCCCGTCGCGAGTAGCATGACGATGGTCGTTAATAAAGGCTTGGATAACTCCATCATGCTTAATGGTGTTTCAGAAGAGTATTTTGCGGCACAAGGGTTTCAGCTTTTACATGGCAGTTTATTCAGTACGCTCGATATGGCTGACAGCGAGCCCGTTATTGTATTGGATGAAGGAAGCCGAGAAGTACTTTTTCAGCCAGAAGAAGAACCGTTAGGGCAAATTGTGCAGATTGGCCATTCGCCATGGCGAATTATTGGTATTGCCCGTAAACCGGGGCCCAAAATGTCGAGCGGCTTTGTTATGGGGTGGGTGCCTTACTCATCGTTACAGCAACGTGTGGTCGGGGACAAACCTATTGAGTTTATTTCACTGCGCTTCCCTGAAAGCTTAACCTCTCAGCAAGCTGAATTACAGGTTGAGCGTTTGTTACTACGCGAACATGGTAAAAAGGACTTTTTTATTCAGTCGGATGACCAGCTCGCCAATGCATTACAAAAAACATCCGATTCTATGTCATTACTGATCACTTCGATTGCCGCTATTTCCTTATTGGTTGGCGGCGTTGGGGTGATGAATATCATGTTGGTTTCTGTAACGGAACGAACTCATGAAATCGGGATCCGCCTTTCTGTTGGTGCTCGTCCTCAAGATATTATGAACCAATTTCTGATAGAAGCTGTGATGATTTGCTCGCTTGGCGGCTTAATTGGTATTGTTGGTTCATGGTTAACGGGGTGGATTTTCTCTTATTTCACCACTGAATTTACGATGGTGTTTACTCTGTTCCCTGTTTTATTAGCGTGTGGTTTCTCTGCTTTAATTGGTTTGGTTTTTGGTTATTTTCCTGCTCGTCGGGCTGCCAAACTCAACCCAACGGAGGCATTGGCACGCGAATGA
- the macA_4 gene encoding Macrolide-specific efflux protein macA precursor codes for MIADPETHYESTMGYVQPIPPEALDENNNNSGGQQNSAIYYNGTFEVDNADRALKTSMTAQVFIRVAQAKDALRLPVSALGRAVGANQYEVTVINNEKPEIRTIKVGINDRHFVEVLEGISEGEHVVIQSDNVAS; via the coding sequence GTGATTGCGGACCCTGAAACGCACTACGAAAGTACCATGGGGTATGTTCAACCCATTCCTCCCGAAGCGCTTGATGAAAATAACAATAATTCTGGGGGGCAACAGAACAGTGCAATTTATTACAACGGAACATTTGAGGTTGATAACGCCGATCGTGCATTAAAGACATCAATGACAGCGCAAGTATTTATTCGTGTTGCACAAGCGAAAGATGCGTTACGACTCCCCGTTAGTGCACTGGGGCGAGCGGTAGGTGCAAACCAATATGAAGTGACCGTGATCAACAATGAAAAACCGGAAATTCGCACTATCAAAGTGGGGATTAATGATCGCCATTTCGTCGAAGTACTTGAGGGGATTAGCGAGGGTGAACACGTTGTTATTCAATCAGATAATGTGGCGAGTTAA
- the macA_5 gene encoding Macrolide-specific efflux protein macA precursor, giving the protein MTSRHVAPKLGLTTQRLRILGGLVALLVLIVVIGRFVWQSPAPALHENAILSVERGDIEKVVMVTGTLKPSMQVNVGAQVNGQIKKLYVKQGDKVVKGELLAEIDPTIQQSELKNATARLSSAQAQKRAAEATLIQYIKAYRRQVVMQRDGSGIRSEYEQAQAQYEAQLQQVNVNEALITQSEMDVQTAQANLNFTRIIAPISGEVLGIVANEGQTIVSSQTAPTILVLANLDKMQVQTRISEADIQKFAQANPSHSM; this is encoded by the coding sequence ATGACCTCTCGCCACGTAGCACCAAAATTGGGTTTAACGACTCAACGATTACGCATTTTAGGTGGGTTGGTAGCACTACTTGTGCTGATCGTGGTGATCGGCCGTTTTGTTTGGCAATCACCCGCGCCAGCGTTGCATGAAAACGCAATTTTATCGGTGGAACGTGGCGATATTGAAAAAGTTGTCATGGTCACGGGGACATTAAAGCCCTCAATGCAAGTTAACGTAGGGGCTCAGGTTAACGGGCAAATCAAAAAACTGTATGTAAAACAAGGCGACAAAGTAGTTAAAGGGGAATTGTTGGCAGAAATCGACCCAACTATCCAGCAGTCTGAGCTCAAAAATGCAACCGCTCGGTTATCCAGTGCTCAGGCGCAAAAACGGGCTGCAGAAGCGACATTAATACAGTATATCAAAGCCTATCGGCGCCAAGTGGTGATGCAGAGAGATGGCTCTGGTATTCGCAGTGAATATGAACAAGCACAAGCCCAATATGAGGCGCAATTACAGCAGGTTAATGTCAATGAGGCGTTAATCACGCAATCAGAAATGGACGTGCAAACTGCACAAGCTAACCTCAATTTTACACGGATCATCGCGCCGATTAGTGGCGAAGTACTAGGTATTGTGGCGAACGAAGGGCAAACCATCGTTTCTTCACAGACAGCACCGACCATTTTAGTGCTGGCGAACCTAGATAAAATGCAGGTTCAGACACGAATTTCGGAAGCGGATATTCAAAAATTCGCCCAGGCCAACCCCTCACATTCTATGTGA
- the lagD gene encoding Lactococcin-G-processing and transport ATP-binding protein LagD: MKNIIPNFVSQEETNECGLACIAMLAQTQGLNVSLETLREVYPASDHGTSLIDLSSILANYGVATTPVLFEHQELNSLPLPAILHYGASHFVLLAYRKGNNVCVMNPAIGQQWLPFSALKAEISGYALILEPDTALEKIESLAPEDRNDGTTGKKAPHAMSLKETSEIRGVYWLMIFAFLVSLTLFLMPAMVSNAINQAFSDAKNAIFPYGWFIVAFVVATLLALGVRILSERFVKHFVLIKSGVGFSRLLSNPLRFFEKRAPGDVFSRFVAWQGALTEKIELDNGLRTDWVICAIALGTMFWIAPVLAVISAAGVTVMGLISVWAIIRDRWYTQQLQLKSAELNDFFMETLQGILTIKTAGIENQRKAQFAWLSRELFTCMQRRNVYQQIKDGIYQLTGSLEMVIFMLVVLPMVANELISLGDFFAYSFLRQIFTNYVTRIFYAIIHKSQLHIIDTRAHSLFPKKSEQDTAPFHEKQAAVLGKAPHLSFNGIHFSYDPAKPILNNVSLDLPSGTQVAIVGESGAGKSTLLRTIAGLFSPQQGVCESNGEAVSVQQLTQLVCLQSQEDILFNATVLDNITLFDPNFREKDKKRVEVLLDKLALSAVINQLPGGVNALIRESHAALSLGQRQRLLLARSLYSARPILLLDEPTANLDEETAKIVMATIQSHCQKTGKTLIVVTHSEELAANFDALYRIVDGKLSLENSPNKASCVTVSTPQPEPSLLAAMEGTPS, from the coding sequence ATGAAAAATATTATTCCAAATTTTGTTTCTCAAGAAGAAACCAATGAATGTGGCTTAGCATGTATTGCGATGTTAGCACAAACTCAAGGTCTCAATGTTTCTCTTGAAACGCTGCGAGAGGTGTATCCAGCATCGGATCATGGAACTTCTTTGATTGACCTTTCGTCCATTTTAGCTAATTACGGTGTTGCGACGACACCAGTGCTATTTGAGCACCAAGAGCTCAATAGCTTACCACTTCCCGCTATTTTACATTACGGAGCAAGCCATTTTGTACTGCTTGCTTATCGCAAAGGAAATAACGTGTGCGTGATGAACCCTGCAATTGGGCAGCAGTGGTTACCTTTCTCTGCATTAAAAGCGGAAATCAGCGGTTACGCATTAATTTTAGAACCAGATACTGCGCTGGAAAAAATTGAGTCACTCGCACCAGAAGACAGAAATGATGGGACTACAGGGAAAAAAGCCCCTCATGCAATGAGCCTGAAAGAAACCTCAGAAATTCGTGGTGTTTATTGGTTGATGATATTCGCTTTTTTGGTTTCTTTAACGCTATTTTTAATGCCAGCAATGGTTAGCAATGCGATCAACCAAGCTTTTTCCGACGCTAAAAATGCCATTTTCCCTTACGGCTGGTTCATTGTTGCCTTTGTGGTTGCAACACTGTTAGCACTCGGCGTGAGAATACTAAGCGAGCGTTTCGTAAAACACTTTGTGTTGATTAAAAGCGGGGTGGGTTTTTCCCGTTTATTGAGTAATCCATTGCGCTTTTTTGAAAAACGCGCCCCCGGGGATGTGTTTAGCCGTTTTGTTGCTTGGCAGGGGGCATTAACCGAAAAAATCGAGCTGGATAACGGGCTACGAACGGATTGGGTTATTTGTGCGATAGCATTAGGTACCATGTTTTGGATTGCGCCCGTATTAGCAGTTATTTCAGCTGCGGGTGTTACCGTGATGGGCTTAATTAGTGTATGGGCGATAATTCGTGATCGGTGGTATACCCAACAGTTACAGTTAAAATCAGCAGAATTAAATGACTTTTTTATGGAGACGCTGCAGGGCATTCTGACTATAAAAACAGCAGGGATAGAAAATCAGCGTAAGGCGCAATTTGCATGGTTAAGCCGTGAATTGTTTACCTGTATGCAACGCAGAAATGTGTATCAACAAATTAAAGATGGCATCTATCAATTAACCGGTAGTTTGGAGATGGTCATTTTTATGTTAGTGGTTTTACCCATGGTGGCCAATGAGTTAATTTCTTTGGGGGATTTCTTTGCTTATAGTTTCTTGCGTCAAATTTTCACCAATTATGTGACGCGTATTTTTTATGCGATTATCCATAAGTCGCAACTGCATATTATTGATACACGTGCCCATTCTTTATTCCCTAAGAAAAGTGAGCAGGACACCGCGCCATTCCACGAAAAACAAGCCGCAGTGCTAGGAAAAGCCCCTCACTTATCTTTCAATGGGATTCATTTCAGTTATGACCCTGCGAAACCGATTTTAAATAATGTGTCATTAGACTTACCTTCAGGCACGCAGGTTGCCATTGTTGGGGAGTCAGGAGCAGGAAAAAGCACATTATTACGGACAATCGCGGGTTTATTCAGTCCACAGCAAGGAGTATGCGAGTCCAACGGTGAGGCCGTTAGTGTGCAGCAGCTTACGCAATTGGTTTGCTTGCAAAGCCAAGAAGATATTTTATTTAATGCGACCGTCTTAGATAACATCACGCTATTTGACCCTAACTTCCGCGAAAAAGATAAAAAAAGAGTCGAAGTGTTGCTTGATAAACTGGCTCTCAGTGCAGTGATTAATCAATTACCTGGTGGGGTTAATGCGTTAATAAGAGAAAGCCATGCGGCGCTGTCACTTGGGCAACGTCAACGTTTGTTATTGGCTCGTTCTTTATACAGTGCCCGTCCTATTTTGTTATTGGATGAGCCCACCGCCAATTTGGATGAAGAAACGGCGAAAATAGTCATGGCGACCATTCAGTCACATTGTCAGAAAACAGGTAAGACATTGATTGTTGTCACTCACAGTGAAGAGCTGGCGGCTAATTTCGATGCACTTTACCGAATAGTTGATGGGAAATTAAGTCTTGAGAACAGCCCTAATAAAGCCTCTTGTGTGACAGTAAGCACGCCTCAACCTGAACCTTCTTTGTTAGCGGCAATGGAAGGAACTCCCTCATGA
- a CDS encoding Lauroyl/myristoyl acyltransferase — protein MIRFCIVWTVFTAKNCLMPFKKGYQKLNHSGLAFLRLLLRRGYITSVLFVSNLLCRVGLLGRQYRNRNKVATENFRSLMETKGHIDMSWIAVRRFILEEAATWGQNQKIMAQVRVCTLELDSVVAPLHQQNNPVVLAPLHMVSDVLATMVGAGVTPGNATVVVSSSAEQQKYNASARELGQVNLSYCSIHQGNKVLASQLMTAMTEAATGQKNIIIFPDITPDYTVQTEEGASSKLSCHLFNRAAKLHNGVVRLSSAISAQVVFYHLYYQNGLKIKVYPPVAAKDVATQMPAIIENAVRHYPNDWLLWHSHSLYFISH, from the coding sequence GTGATCCGGTTTTGCATTGTCTGGACGGTATTTACAGCGAAAAACTGTTTGATGCCGTTTAAAAAAGGATATCAAAAACTTAATCATAGTGGACTTGCCTTTTTACGGTTGTTATTGCGCCGAGGCTATATCACATCGGTATTATTTGTCTCCAATTTATTATGTCGCGTCGGCTTATTAGGTCGTCAATATCGTAATCGGAATAAAGTCGCCACGGAAAACTTTCGTAGTTTAATGGAAACGAAAGGGCATATTGATATGAGCTGGATAGCTGTTCGACGCTTCATTTTGGAAGAGGCAGCCACATGGGGACAAAACCAAAAAATCATGGCGCAAGTTCGAGTTTGTACCCTTGAACTTGATAGCGTCGTTGCGCCTTTGCACCAACAAAATAACCCCGTTGTACTTGCTCCATTGCATATGGTTTCTGATGTTTTAGCTACCATGGTTGGCGCGGGGGTGACTCCAGGCAATGCGACGGTGGTGGTTTCGTCGAGTGCAGAACAGCAGAAGTATAACGCCTCGGCACGTGAGTTAGGGCAGGTGAATTTATCGTATTGTTCTATTCATCAAGGGAATAAAGTATTAGCTAGCCAGTTAATGACTGCGATGACAGAAGCGGCGACAGGGCAAAAGAATATAATTATTTTTCCTGATATCACCCCTGATTACACGGTTCAAACAGAAGAAGGGGCGTCGAGCAAATTATCGTGCCATTTATTTAACCGTGCAGCAAAGCTGCACAATGGTGTAGTGCGTTTATCCAGTGCGATTTCGGCACAGGTAGTTTTTTATCATCTGTACTACCAAAACGGTTTAAAAATCAAGGTTTATCCGCCTGTTGCAGCAAAAGATGTTGCAACTCAAATGCCCGCCATCATTGAAAATGCGGTTCGTCATTATCCCAATGATTGGCTTTTATGGCATAGCCATTCACTTTATTTTATTAGCCATTAA
- the dsbA_2 gene encoding Thiol:disulfide interchange protein DsbA precursor, which produces MNTRFKPITITLYTLFVIIASSLMTVLFYHIFVFNTFSNDDAQSSSFIEFNSEQVLLSPIKENNSIIEVLSYGCHYCAVNHDNVSQFEKTLPENVNFKVVHLAMDNNMGLAAYAPIFATLEEMGVESQYRQDLYTAVINDKLDLANKDVLNQWLKQHNVDSTQYLKTSESQAVQERLKNMLEISKFYQITGTPAFIINKRYVVYQDRDFADFTAYMLELLDKSNKELR; this is translated from the coding sequence ATGAATACTCGTTTTAAACCAATAACTATTACACTTTATACTCTATTTGTTATTATCGCTTCTTCGCTCATGACGGTTTTGTTCTATCATATTTTTGTTTTTAACACTTTCTCAAATGATGATGCACAAAGCTCTTCTTTTATTGAATTTAATAGTGAACAAGTTTTATTGAGTCCAATAAAAGAAAATAACAGCATCATAGAAGTCCTTTCTTATGGTTGCCATTATTGTGCCGTAAATCATGATAATGTCAGTCAATTCGAAAAAACACTCCCTGAGAACGTCAACTTTAAAGTCGTGCATTTAGCCATGGATAATAATATGGGGCTTGCTGCTTATGCGCCTATTTTTGCGACATTGGAAGAGATGGGAGTGGAATCTCAATACCGTCAAGATCTTTATACTGCCGTTATCAATGATAAGCTTGATTTAGCTAACAAAGATGTCTTAAACCAATGGTTAAAACAGCACAATGTTGATTCAACCCAATACCTAAAAACCAGTGAAAGCCAAGCGGTTCAAGAACGTCTGAAAAACATGCTTGAAATTAGCAAGTTTTATCAAATTACTGGAACACCTGCATTTATTATCAATAAACGCTATGTCGTCTATCAAGACCGTGATTTTGCAGACTTTACTGCTTATATGCTTGAGTTATTAGACAAAAGCAATAAGGAGTTACGGTGA